The Halapricum desulfuricans genome includes a region encoding these proteins:
- a CDS encoding RNA-guided endonuclease InsQ/TnpB family protein translates to MEKRRTVPVKLDVDSDDAALLEETIDEFLWAANYVTRHAFDGEYVTTSKTTLNDDTYDDVRAETRLHSNHVQAARNKAADACKSVVEKWKQGKKASMPHFTSPHLVYDHRTATFHDEYVSLATVDGRIEADYVLPDEKRDTPHAEYLFSDEYETTGAELHYSNGNWMLHIHTKTVVESDTSAQDATENGTVLGVDLGVNNLAVTSTGTFWTGDEFDHWRREYENRRGDLQEHGTRWAHKNMQAVGRKEDGRFKLTLHRISNELVAEARENECSVIAFEDLTDIRERTGASWGHKWAFNRLYEYVEYKAAEYGIDVEQVDPENTSRRCSHCGFTHPDNRDSEAFECLKCGYENHADYNAAKNIGLRYLRRNQTGSGGGAPVGVRLNSGTLNANGEYDPPADESARAGVHAESPRL, encoded by the coding sequence ATGGAGAAGCGGCGGACTGTCCCCGTGAAACTCGACGTGGATAGTGACGACGCCGCACTCCTCGAAGAGACCATAGACGAGTTTTTGTGGGCCGCTAACTACGTAACGCGCCACGCGTTCGACGGCGAATACGTCACCACAAGCAAGACCACGCTCAACGACGACACCTACGACGACGTGCGTGCGGAAACTCGTCTACACAGCAACCACGTCCAAGCTGCCCGAAACAAGGCCGCCGACGCCTGCAAAAGCGTGGTGGAAAAGTGGAAACAGGGCAAGAAAGCGTCGATGCCCCACTTCACCAGCCCCCACCTCGTCTACGACCACCGCACCGCCACCTTCCACGACGAGTACGTGTCGTTAGCAACGGTTGATGGTCGCATCGAAGCCGACTACGTGCTCCCTGACGAAAAGCGAGACACGCCCCATGCGGAATACCTTTTCTCGGACGAATACGAAACCACGGGGGCGGAACTACACTACAGCAACGGCAACTGGATGCTTCACATCCACACAAAGACGGTAGTGGAGTCTGACACGTCGGCACAGGATGCCACCGAGAACGGAACGGTTCTCGGGGTGGACCTCGGCGTGAACAATCTGGCCGTTACCTCGACGGGCACGTTCTGGACTGGTGACGAATTTGACCACTGGCGACGTGAGTACGAGAACCGGCGTGGTGACTTGCAGGAACACGGCACGCGGTGGGCACACAAGAATATGCAGGCTGTCGGTCGCAAAGAAGACGGTCGGTTCAAACTGACACTCCACCGTATCTCGAACGAGTTGGTGGCTGAAGCCCGCGAGAACGAGTGTTCGGTGATAGCGTTTGAAGACCTGACCGACATTCGGGAACGCACTGGTGCATCGTGGGGCCACAAGTGGGCGTTTAACCGCCTCTACGAGTACGTCGAGTACAAGGCCGCCGAGTACGGTATCGACGTGGAACAGGTTGACCCGGAGAACACGTCGCGGCGGTGTTCACACTGTGGGTTCACGCATCCGGATAACCGCGATAGTGAGGCCTTCGAGTGCTTGAAATGCGGCTACGAGAACCACGCTGATTACAATGCGGCGAAGAATATCGGTTTGCGGTATCTCCGCCGGAACCAAACTGGCTCCGGTGGAGGCGCACCCGTAGGCGTGCGCTTGAACAGCGGGACGCTGAACGCGAATGGAGAGTATGACCCTCCTGCCGACGAGTCGGCCAGAGCGGGAGTCCACGCTGAAAGCCCACGGCTTTAG
- a CDS encoding transposase, with amino-acid sequence MSDQPQRTNTYTAEPVSDRYRECLFDWLAAHAPLWNQITYRRRQQYFDENSDVWDAEYTDLYEEYAPILGKATCQQIARKNSEAWRSHFELLSQYRDGSNHAMTEQPSPPGYWGNRNEGYDLHGLVRNDLYTFDWNEKTSTLEFGVGDVLEDRYDFKHNERVTLEVRGNPHWRGDDSRLELIYDEHAERLRVQHPVRIQSDDLREQRQAAFTHTLDSENTTHSAAIDVGANNTLAVVTEDGDTAVYHARPEFDRFQQQSERIATLQSELPDDQYTSNQIQRVYDERSRQRDHSRDAAVKHAAEWLLERNVGTVYVGDLTGVLETHWSATVNEKTHAFWSHRQLVARITLTLGAVGITVMETDEYDSSSECPECGSDDVVRDGDEFQCQGCGLNAHSDVAGAWNMLQSEVGPMARPAALSAERGRDAPTDGAYWQWNDHNWTPADCGEQSWSLDQPSLSEPASSQPG; translated from the coding sequence GTGAGCGACCAGCCACAACGAACGAACACGTACACTGCCGAGCCGGTCAGTGACCGGTATCGGGAGTGCCTGTTCGACTGGCTGGCCGCACACGCCCCACTTTGGAACCAAATCACCTACCGTCGCCGTCAACAATACTTCGACGAAAACAGTGACGTGTGGGACGCCGAGTACACCGACCTCTACGAAGAGTACGCCCCAATCCTTGGCAAAGCGACCTGCCAGCAAATCGCCCGGAAAAACAGCGAAGCCTGGCGCAGCCACTTCGAGTTACTTTCTCAATATCGAGATGGATCGAATCACGCTATGACGGAGCAACCGTCACCACCCGGGTATTGGGGCAATCGTAACGAGGGCTACGACTTGCACGGCCTCGTTCGGAACGATCTCTACACGTTCGACTGGAATGAGAAAACGAGTACACTCGAATTCGGCGTCGGTGATGTCCTCGAAGATCGGTACGACTTCAAGCACAACGAGCGCGTAACGCTCGAAGTGCGTGGTAATCCACACTGGCGTGGCGACGACAGTCGATTGGAACTCATCTACGATGAGCACGCTGAGAGGCTTCGTGTCCAGCACCCTGTCCGCATTCAGTCAGACGATCTCCGTGAACAGCGGCAGGCTGCATTCACTCATACACTCGATTCCGAGAACACGACCCACTCAGCAGCTATCGACGTCGGCGCAAACAACACGCTGGCGGTCGTCACTGAAGATGGCGACACCGCCGTCTACCACGCTCGCCCGGAATTTGACCGGTTCCAGCAACAGTCCGAGCGAATCGCAACACTCCAATCGGAACTCCCGGACGACCAGTACACCAGCAACCAGATTCAACGCGTGTACGACGAGCGGTCACGACAGCGTGATCATAGCCGCGATGCCGCGGTCAAACACGCCGCTGAGTGGCTGCTTGAACGGAACGTTGGCACAGTGTACGTCGGTGATTTGACCGGCGTACTAGAGACGCACTGGTCGGCTACCGTGAACGAGAAGACCCACGCGTTCTGGTCACATCGGCAACTTGTTGCCCGAATCACACTCACACTCGGTGCTGTCGGTATCACGGTGATGGAGACTGATGAATACGATTCAAGTAGTGAGTGTCCCGAGTGTGGGAGCGACGACGTCGTTCGGGATGGCGACGAGTTCCAGTGTCAGGGTTGTGGGTTGAATGCTCATAGTGACGTGGCGGGGGCGTGGAATATGTTGCAGTCTGAAGTTGGGCCGATGGCTCGGCCTGCTGCCCTGTCTGCTGAACGCGGCAGGGACGCACCCACGGATGGGGCGTACTGGCAGTGGAATGACCACAACTGGACACCCGCCGATTGTGGGGAACAGTCGTGGTCGCTCGACCAACCCAGCCTCAGCGAACCCGCAAGTTCACAGCCGGGGTAA
- a CDS encoding orc1/cdc6 family replication initiation protein yields MADGDDQRSLSQSIKGRLQEGVQNSVFRDKGLLDPDAVIDEDRIVGRDEQLEDIITYLRPALQGNRPPNMLLYGPSGTGKSLIINAVCQQVLELANSQGDQFGVIKINCQTIKSHDRAVYRLAKNAADEADVDVGIPASGISTDQKLTRFYEILSNNFDSVIIILDEIDLLVGRQRDPNDEPAYSKLLYQLSRASQLGHIEGHVSVAALTNDPRFMEDLDGRAESSFNPQDIVFPDYDANQLQAILERRRDAYQDDVLEDGIIPLSSAFAAQDHGDARKAIDLFRKAGEIADREGEDTVCEAHVRDAQKEAERDRTLTQMQGLSTQKKLSLYATAVVPVYSQRNLNAVPSTVAYRVYQYLTDHLDADEKSRDSYLRYMSEAETYNFVTSEKRGRGYGSGVHKEYTFIDDPEVVAETLQTDIRLKDAEQEAELIKSVVNAQIDDFFDGN; encoded by the coding sequence ATGGCCGACGGCGACGATCAACGATCCCTTTCACAATCCATCAAAGGCCGTCTTCAAGAAGGTGTTCAGAACTCCGTGTTTCGAGATAAGGGTCTCCTTGACCCAGATGCTGTCATCGACGAGGACCGGATTGTGGGTCGTGATGAACAACTGGAAGACATCATCACCTACCTACGGCCGGCACTGCAGGGGAATCGCCCACCTAATATGCTCCTGTACGGTCCGTCAGGGACTGGAAAGTCGCTTATCATCAATGCGGTCTGCCAGCAGGTTCTCGAACTTGCGAACTCGCAAGGAGATCAGTTCGGTGTCATCAAAATCAACTGTCAAACAATCAAATCCCACGACCGGGCTGTCTATCGGCTCGCGAAAAACGCAGCTGACGAGGCCGATGTCGATGTCGGCATCCCTGCGAGCGGGATCTCGACTGACCAGAAACTCACTCGATTTTACGAGATTTTGAGCAATAACTTTGACTCGGTCATCATCATCTTGGATGAGATCGATCTTCTGGTGGGTCGACAACGGGACCCGAACGATGAGCCAGCGTATTCGAAACTTCTCTACCAGCTATCGCGAGCCTCGCAGCTCGGTCATATTGAGGGTCACGTGTCTGTCGCTGCGCTCACAAACGACCCTCGATTTATGGAGGATCTCGACGGCCGGGCAGAGAGTTCCTTTAACCCTCAAGACATCGTCTTCCCTGACTACGATGCGAATCAGCTGCAGGCAATTCTCGAACGGCGCCGTGACGCGTACCAAGACGACGTCCTTGAGGACGGCATCATTCCACTCAGTTCGGCGTTTGCTGCGCAAGATCATGGTGACGCCCGCAAGGCAATCGACTTGTTCCGAAAGGCGGGCGAGATCGCAGATCGCGAGGGTGAAGATACAGTTTGCGAAGCGCACGTTCGAGACGCTCAGAAAGAAGCCGAACGGGATCGGACGCTGACCCAGATGCAGGGCCTATCGACACAAAAGAAGCTCTCGCTCTATGCCACCGCGGTTGTCCCTGTTTATTCACAGCGCAATTTGAACGCCGTTCCTAGTACTGTCGCATACCGAGTGTATCAGTACCTCACTGACCACTTAGATGCTGATGAAAAGTCGCGTGATTCCTACTTACGGTATATGAGTGAGGCCGAGACCTACAACTTCGTGACATCTGAGAAGCGCGGGAGGGGCTACGGAAGTGGCGTCCATAAAGAGTACACGTTTATCGACGATCCGGAAGTGGTAGCTGAAACCCTCCAGACTGATATCCGACTTAAAGATGCCGAGCAGGAGGCAGAACTTATCAAGTCTGTTGTCAATGCACAGATTGACGATTTCTTCGACGGAAACTGA
- a CDS encoding pirin family protein, whose amino-acid sequence MDDSPTAQTHSRIYTAPRTDVSQNQGKFRIHFNFPGRAVPNHDDHGYGPLATVVESFMDPGTLIRMHQHRNEEIISWVPDGVMRHDDRQGNELLTDAENLMVMSAGSGFWHAEETLADDPPLRMLQIFVRPHSLDLEPGIQHEPIPDPAVNEWRHLFGPEGTDAPLSVRNDVHFYDCHLNAGATVTLPSRSGWHTYLYVFEGAIEVGEEPVGYTESALVTGDSDVTVAAAEDSIVVAFAINPDAPITRQGTIGR is encoded by the coding sequence ATGGACGATTCGCCTACGGCACAGACGCACTCTCGCATCTACACGGCGCCGCGAACAGATGTCTCGCAGAACCAGGGCAAGTTCCGGATCCACTTCAACTTCCCCGGCCGAGCAGTCCCCAACCACGATGATCACGGCTACGGGCCACTCGCGACGGTCGTCGAGTCGTTCATGGATCCGGGAACGCTGATCCGGATGCACCAGCATCGCAACGAAGAGATCATTTCGTGGGTGCCCGACGGTGTGATGCGCCACGACGACCGACAGGGCAATGAACTCCTGACGGACGCCGAGAATCTGATGGTGATGAGCGCCGGCAGCGGCTTCTGGCACGCCGAAGAGACACTTGCGGACGACCCGCCGCTACGAATGCTCCAGATCTTCGTCCGCCCGCACAGCCTCGATCTCGAGCCGGGTATCCAGCACGAACCGATTCCCGATCCCGCTGTGAACGAGTGGCGACATCTGTTCGGGCCCGAAGGGACCGACGCCCCACTATCCGTCCGCAACGACGTCCATTTCTACGACTGCCACCTCAACGCTGGCGCCACGGTCACGCTTCCGTCCCGTTCGGGCTGGCACACTTATCTGTACGTCTTCGAAGGTGCCATCGAGGTCGGCGAGGAGCCGGTCGGATACACCGAGAGTGCACTCGTAACTGGCGACAGCGACGTAACCGTCGCCGCAGCCGAGGACTCGATCGTTGTCGCGTTTGCTATTAATCCCGACGCTCCGATCACGCGCCAGGGCACGATCGGTCGTTGA
- a CDS encoding MarR family transcriptional regulator gives MISKAGIAMIDALSTGREATPVDLATETGYSQTHIYEMLDELLDVGLLVERRGPNNQRKVRVADHPVIEAYRTLQSELSHVEWADLLSPAALKVCWFLDEPRRVSEIAERLGITRQGVHKALSPLKNRAMLSPSGPEYAVSEDLAPLLAFAQAVVTHEHRSRAREIAPSATIEWCDPKRTLVRVQTTEDTDALLDAPDWQVTGLGRFEEYGLQFFLAGEPAFWYAPDEELTPGEVVCHTLALDSGSRRVSYAMLLIEALDIDQETLTDTATWYDLETTVAAMYQALQEGVEDSDEIPVVLPSESEFMALKEQYGVV, from the coding sequence GTGATTTCAAAGGCCGGAATCGCCATGATTGACGCTCTGAGTACCGGCCGAGAAGCGACGCCAGTGGATCTCGCAACTGAAACCGGGTATTCACAGACACACATCTACGAGATGCTTGATGAGTTGCTGGACGTGGGGCTCTTAGTCGAACGCCGTGGGCCCAACAACCAGCGGAAAGTCCGTGTCGCGGACCACCCAGTCATTGAAGCATACCGGACGCTGCAGTCGGAGCTTAGTCACGTTGAATGGGCTGACCTCCTCTCGCCCGCCGCCCTCAAAGTGTGCTGGTTTCTCGACGAACCCCGTCGAGTATCCGAGATTGCAGAGCGACTCGGGATTACTCGACAAGGCGTTCACAAGGCGCTGTCGCCGCTCAAAAATCGGGCGATGCTGTCTCCGTCCGGCCCCGAGTACGCGGTAAGTGAGGACCTTGCACCGCTGCTGGCGTTCGCGCAGGCCGTCGTGACCCACGAGCACCGATCGCGAGCCCGGGAAATCGCGCCGAGTGCGACTATCGAGTGGTGCGACCCGAAACGAACACTCGTCCGCGTGCAGACCACTGAAGATACAGACGCGCTATTAGACGCACCAGATTGGCAGGTGACTGGGCTTGGTCGATTCGAGGAGTACGGGCTGCAATTCTTTCTTGCAGGTGAGCCCGCGTTCTGGTACGCGCCCGACGAGGAACTCACACCGGGCGAAGTGGTGTGTCACACGCTCGCCCTCGATAGCGGCTCCCGCCGGGTTAGCTATGCAATGTTGTTGATTGAGGCGTTGGACATCGACCAGGAGACGCTCACAGACACGGCAACGTGGTACGATCTGGAAACCACGGTCGCTGCGATGTACCAGGCACTGCAGGAAGGGGTCGAAGATTCGGACGAGATCCCTGTCGTCCTTCCAAGTGAATCAGAATTCATGGCGCTCAAAGAGCAGTACGGTGTAGTATGA
- a CDS encoding restriction endonuclease: MTVLDDLSGFEFEDVMEDVFRNLGYENVRQAERTADEGRDVIMEEVVDGTRRAVIVECKHTGTVGRPVVQKLHSAVATFDFDGPKRGMVATTGRFTNPAKEYAERLQQNDDPYPIELLDGDALREIADEIGLDLYNGRIEILCDETLRPYDPAADVEAPVLEAFRDIENIEAASLPTSHSQVTFRPVVAITADTNAVFETSVGVIHRINDRTQFVAHAERGHPTVADDDVATLVSGNLHATVDLDSERFAEVFDKVNERRYGQTQTEYKEWAVDRLQDYHTTTVTYTGDNNVTYNKTCEPNLSDISVQSIEPVYLPEVQQTTEIQEYSYPYEYYAAGPSRVTLEDGIHRCVHCETSGVSETYTYCPNCGAIACDSHIKTERLEDEPVCTGCAATERFALKTKYFYDEGNLEAFREEYAEMPLHKKAMENKLLAGGSVVVTLLVLIGLVVVSGII; encoded by the coding sequence ATGACTGTACTGGACGATCTCTCGGGGTTCGAGTTTGAGGACGTGATGGAGGATGTGTTTCGAAATCTCGGGTACGAGAACGTTCGTCAAGCCGAGCGAACGGCCGACGAAGGCCGAGACGTCATCATGGAGGAAGTCGTCGACGGGACGCGACGAGCAGTCATCGTTGAATGCAAGCACACGGGGACGGTCGGGCGACCTGTGGTCCAGAAGCTCCACTCGGCAGTCGCGACATTCGACTTTGACGGCCCAAAGCGCGGAATGGTCGCCACCACTGGTCGATTTACGAACCCGGCCAAGGAGTACGCGGAACGACTCCAACAGAACGATGATCCCTATCCTATTGAGTTGCTTGACGGTGATGCTCTCCGTGAGATCGCCGACGAGATCGGTCTCGATCTCTATAACGGACGGATCGAAATCCTCTGTGACGAGACGCTTCGTCCGTACGACCCAGCGGCGGACGTCGAAGCGCCCGTCCTAGAGGCATTTCGCGACATCGAGAATATCGAGGCTGCTAGCCTCCCAACGTCGCACTCGCAGGTGACGTTTCGCCCAGTAGTTGCAATCACCGCTGACACTAATGCCGTCTTCGAGACCTCGGTTGGCGTCATCCACCGCATCAATGACCGGACACAGTTCGTTGCCCACGCCGAACGGGGCCATCCGACGGTAGCTGATGACGATGTCGCGACGCTAGTTAGTGGGAACTTGCACGCAACGGTTGACCTCGATAGCGAGCGGTTCGCTGAGGTGTTCGACAAGGTCAACGAGCGCCGGTACGGCCAGACCCAGACCGAGTACAAGGAGTGGGCTGTCGATCGATTACAGGACTACCACACGACGACGGTGACCTACACCGGCGACAACAACGTCACCTACAACAAAACGTGTGAGCCGAATCTCTCGGATATTTCGGTGCAATCGATTGAGCCGGTGTATCTGCCCGAGGTTCAGCAGACGACGGAAATCCAGGAGTATTCGTATCCGTACGAGTACTATGCCGCTGGCCCCTCACGTGTCACGCTTGAGGACGGGATCCACCGGTGCGTCCACTGCGAAACAAGCGGCGTCAGCGAGACCTACACCTATTGTCCGAACTGTGGGGCAATCGCCTGCGACAGCCACATCAAAACGGAGCGGCTGGAAGACGAGCCGGTCTGTACAGGCTGTGCAGCCACCGAGCGGTTCGCGCTAAAAACGAAGTACTTCTACGACGAGGGTAACCTCGAGGCGTTCCGAGAGGAGTATGCCGAGATGCCTCTCCACAAGAAGGCGATGGAGAACAAACTGCTGGCTGGCGGGAGTGTGGTTGTGACCCTACTGGTTCTCATTGGCCTGGTCGTAGTCAGTGGAATTATCTGA
- a CDS encoding nucleotidyltransferase domain-containing protein produces the protein MAKQDITVCIDAYPDPDTDVFRIGAADDILRLLADAHDTEFTIPELVDATGVTRSTVWRAVDLLDSIGAIRIRETPQRNYIAINPERLQKDDPILAIPQSEFHAPIRAFVDRVQATITDTDDVDSLLGIVVFGSVARGEADRQSDIDCFVVVDGNRTTARRRITDVVADLQSDRFGGDRFAFDPYIESAESARRAGSKLREIFAEGITVYGSDHLDSLRKEVIADE, from the coding sequence ATGGCAAAACAGGATATAACGGTCTGCATCGATGCGTACCCCGACCCAGATACCGATGTCTTTCGTATCGGCGCCGCGGACGACATCCTCCGGTTGCTCGCCGACGCTCACGACACTGAGTTTACGATCCCCGAACTCGTCGACGCCACGGGTGTCACCCGCTCGACGGTCTGGCGGGCTGTCGACCTCCTCGATAGTATTGGTGCCATCCGAATTCGGGAGACACCACAACGAAACTATATCGCGATCAACCCAGAGCGACTCCAGAAGGACGATCCGATTCTCGCCATTCCGCAGTCGGAGTTCCACGCTCCGATTCGGGCATTCGTTGACCGCGTGCAAGCCACGATCACCGACACTGATGACGTCGACAGCTTACTCGGTATCGTAGTCTTTGGGAGCGTTGCTCGAGGCGAGGCTGACCGCCAGAGCGACATCGATTGTTTCGTCGTTGTCGATGGCAACCGGACGACAGCCCGTCGGCGAATTACCGACGTCGTTGCTGATCTCCAGTCCGACCGGTTCGGCGGTGACCGATTCGCGTTCGATCCGTATATTGAGTCTGCCGAGAGTGCCCGGAGAGCCGGGTCAAAGCTCCGCGAAATATTCGCCGAAGGCATTACGGTGTACGGCAGCGATCACCTCGACTCGCTCCGAAAGGAGGTGATCGCTGATGAGTAG
- a CDS encoding HNH endonuclease, whose translation MPVEVECDFCGDTVSRPPSVVERADHHFCDKSCYGKWQSEQKDSRIVLQCDYCGTKFKRYERSLKDDQTNHFCSYECKGKWHIDNRPETECTYCGEKITRIQSDIESSERHFCSRECKWDWQQEKATYDWKSTPNYGPLWKERREQVLERDDRTCQGCGRSEDDLGYTPRVHHIRPFSEFDEDEVETAHDPSNLVSLCEPCHTQWEGIPLRPKLI comes from the coding sequence ATGCCTGTCGAGGTCGAGTGCGATTTCTGTGGTGACACAGTTTCGAGACCGCCGTCAGTAGTAGAGCGCGCGGACCACCATTTCTGCGATAAATCGTGTTACGGAAAGTGGCAGTCTGAACAAAAGGACAGCAGAATCGTCCTCCAATGCGACTACTGTGGGACGAAGTTCAAACGATACGAGAGATCACTCAAGGACGATCAAACGAACCATTTCTGTAGCTACGAGTGCAAGGGAAAGTGGCACATCGACAACCGACCTGAGACAGAATGCACGTACTGTGGCGAGAAAATCACGCGAATTCAATCTGATATCGAATCATCTGAGCGCCACTTCTGTAGTCGAGAGTGCAAGTGGGACTGGCAGCAAGAGAAAGCTACCTACGACTGGAAATCGACGCCGAACTATGGACCGTTGTGGAAAGAGCGGCGTGAACAGGTCTTAGAACGAGATGATCGAACCTGCCAGGGGTGTGGCCGTAGCGAAGACGATCTCGGATATACGCCACGAGTGCATCATATTCGGCCATTCTCTGAGTTCGACGAGGATGAGGTCGAAACAGCTCACGACCCATCGAACCTTGTCTCGCTCTGTGAGCCTTGCCACACCCAGTGGGAGGGTATCCCGCTCCGTCCGAAGCTAATCTGA